The Chanos chanos chromosome 6, fChaCha1.1, whole genome shotgun sequence genome includes a region encoding these proteins:
- the LOC115814279 gene encoding uncharacterized protein LOC115814279, with amino-acid sequence MAATEASTEPVQGDTVDTKAEAEPTNVEIATAPAEEAQTTTEAPQSAEQPADSKAKPASEKIWDSFLNKSGLGKVMGGKKKKEQSTGAEDAVGDEQEKTATLNQPDQGEAVSPNDQATSESADTTEATTEGQAKEKAPDDEEEKKEPGAKPKQGEKSSVKDFIRKPVARIFSHRSTEKKDGTGEVRKHSKVRSKSLDRLQDADASTVVVDQIEDPQAADEPDKSASQTTERKKGRDQKK; translated from the coding sequence ATGGCAGCAACAGAGGCTAGTACAGAGCCTGTCCAAGGGGACACTGTAGACACTAAAGCCGAGGCAGAACCTACAAATGTAGAGATAGCAACAGCTCCAGCTGAGGAGGCACAAACTACCACAGAGGCACCACAGAGTGCGGAGCAGCCAGCTGACAGCAAAGCTAAGCCCGCCTCAGAGAAAATATGGGACTCCTTTTTGAACAAAAGTGGTCTTGGAAAGGTGATGGgtgggaagaagaagaaagaacagagcACAGGGGCTGAAGATGCTGTAGGGGATGAGCAAGAGAAAACAGCAACTTTAAACCAACCTGATCAGGGTGAGGCTGTGAGTCCTAACGACCAGGCAACCAGTGAGTCAGCAGATACCACCGAGGCTACAACCGAAGGTCAGGCTAAAGAGAAAGCAcctgatgatgaggaggagaaaaaagaaccTGGTGCTAAGCCAAAGCAAGGGGAGAAATCAAGTGTTAAAGACTTCATCCGCAAGCCTGTTGCAAGGATTTTCTcacacagaagcacagagaaaaaggatGGTACAGGCGAGGTCAGAAAACATAGCAAGGTTCGCTCAAAATCCCTGGACAGACTGCAGGATGCTGACGCAAGCACTGTTGTGGTGGACCAAATCGAGGACCCCCAGGCAGCAGATGAACCAGACAAGTCAGCTTCtcagaca